The Rhodopirellula islandica genome includes a region encoding these proteins:
- a CDS encoding PEP-CTERM sorting domain-containing protein (PEP-CTERM proteins occur, often in large numbers, in the proteomes of bacteria that also encode an exosortase, a predicted intramembrane cysteine proteinase. The presence of a PEP-CTERM domain at a protein's C-terminus predicts cleavage within the sorting domain, followed by covalent anchoring to some some component of the (usually Gram-negative) cell surface. Many PEP-CTERM proteins exhibit an unusual sequence composition that includes large numbers of potential glycosylation sites. Expression of one such protein has been shown restore the ability of a bacterium to form floc, a type of biofilm.), translated as MIRFFTVLSMTLVTSNAFAAFVFEIDTLNGVDSTTSFVSGDVVTVRVNLVDLGVSDPDFTDDTLQAFTATISSSNAEPNIGLPVAFNPLFAASTNATGADLTAVGGIGFAGIAPGYGFSAGTSTSLFEFSYVAGAVGDTTFDFVAGVGRNSANFSEDGETFPFNEFDASLGAARTISVTAVPEPASFVMLGMIGSGVVAYRRRRGQKALAC; from the coding sequence ATGATACGATTCTTCACGGTGCTGAGCATGACGCTGGTGACCAGCAATGCATTTGCTGCCTTTGTTTTTGAGATTGATACACTCAACGGCGTCGATTCAACGACATCGTTCGTGTCCGGCGACGTCGTGACCGTGCGGGTGAACTTGGTTGATCTTGGTGTATCGGATCCCGACTTCACCGATGACACGCTGCAAGCGTTCACGGCGACGATTTCGAGCAGCAATGCAGAGCCCAACATAGGTTTGCCCGTGGCGTTCAACCCGCTGTTCGCTGCCTCCACCAACGCCACCGGGGCCGATTTGACGGCTGTCGGCGGGATTGGCTTCGCGGGGATTGCTCCTGGGTACGGTTTCTCGGCGGGTACCAGCACCAGCCTCTTTGAGTTCAGTTACGTGGCCGGTGCGGTCGGCGACACCACCTTTGATTTCGTCGCCGGGGTGGGGCGTAACAGCGCCAATTTCTCGGAAGATGGCGAGACATTTCCCTTCAACGAGTTCGACGCGAGCTTGGGCGCCGCTCGTACGATCAGCGTGACTGCCGTGCCTGAACCGGCCAGCTTTGTCATGCTGGGAATGATCGGGTCCGGTGTCGTAGCCTACCGACGCCGTCGAGGACAGAAGGCATTGGCCTGCTAG